In the Oceanithermus desulfurans genome, one interval contains:
- a CDS encoding EF-Tu C-terminal domain-related protein: IKPIALEEGLRFAIREGGRTVGAGVVTKILE, translated from the coding sequence CATCAAGCCCATCGCCCTGGAAGAAGGCCTCCGCTTCGCCATCCGCGAGGGCGGCCGCACCGTGGGCGCTGGGGTCGTGACCAAGATTCTGGAGTGA